A stretch of DNA from Nostoc sp. 'Peltigera membranacea cyanobiont' N6:
TTATCCATTAAAAAAGCTAAAAACTTGGTAAAAGCATTCTTGAGTGCAGAACTAAATAAAAGTGAAGTAAAAGGATATAGCTATCAAGAAGAAAAAATGACTTATGGGGGAATAGAACAAAGATGGTTATTAGTAGAAAGTGAAGACAGAAAAAAAGCAGACCTGAAGAAATTAACACAGAAAATCAAGTCAGAATTCCTAAAAACTGGAAAACAAATAGCTAAGTTAGCTGCATATGAATTTGAACAGCCATCTTTAGCGATATCTAAAATTAAAGAACTTGAGTCCCAACTAAAATATCATAAAATCTCGGAAGTCAAAATTCTTGAGAAGGAAATTAAAGATAAAAAAGTAATTTATAAAGTTGTAGGTGAATTGATAGAAAATCAGGAATTAATTACGGAAAATCAAAATTCTTGTGGGAGATTTATTTTAGCAACTAATATTTTGGATACAACAGAGTTATCAGCCTCAGAAATACTGAGAATATATAAACAACAGCAATCCTCAGAACGAGGATTTAGATTTATTAAAGATCCTTTATTTTTTGCCGATAGTCTTTTTGTGAAAAATCCCGAACGAGTAGAGACAATGATGATGTTAATGGGATTGTGTCTTTTGGTTTATAATTTAGGACAAAGACAACTAAGAAGCTCTTTAAAAACCGAAAAAGCTACAGTTAAAAATCAATTGAATAAACCAACTGAACGTCCTACATTGCGCTGGATATTTCAATGTTTTCAAGGAGTTCACATTCTGATTACACAAGGAATTTCGCTAATTCTTAACTTAACAGAAGAACGTTGTCAAATCTTGCAGTTCCTTCCTGATTCTTGTCAAAAATATTATTCTTTAGCTTAAAAATATTTGATTAATTATTGGACATACTGCTGTTCTAATAATTAAATAAAATTGAAACTAAATATTCTTGTCTAACTAGCTTTTTACACAAAAAATCATAGCTGGGTATCTTTATAGTGCATAATTTATTTTTCTTTATAGTTACTTGGGTGTCCAAATTATAATTTTAGATTTTCTCTCAACGTAGTTTACTGATACTACTAATTGAAGTGCGGAATGTAGGATATAATGCCAGTCTCAATCCTGCCAGTAGTTCTGTTTACTTTTTGCGTAATCAGGATGACGTAGGAAGCCTTTCAAGACGTATCAAAACCATGTCTAAAGGATTGAGTGATTACATTGAATTAGAGAATGATTCAGTTAGTTACTTAAAGCTAAAAAACGGTGGTGACATTTACCTTAAAAATAGCTCTAAAGAAGGCACTAGAAGCTTAGATAGTATTACTAGCCAAGTCTATGATGAAAGTGCCTTTATCGCGGATATAGAGTCAATTTATGCGGCTTCTAATGCTTCCAGTGCTTTAGTAGAAAATAGTTCTAAAATCCTGTTATCAACTCCTAGCGCTAAATCAGGTTTTTACTGGCAAAGATTGAGTGAGAATAATCCAGAAGATATCGAAAAATTGTGTGAGCAAGTAGCATCAGGAAATCTATACAAAGATTTTCCCGGTTTTTACTATTTTCAAGACAGCAAGGGTGTTCTTAAAGTAATTATTCACTGGCTAGCACATCCAGTCTTTTCTAAAATTAACGACACTTACCAGGGCGGATATGTTCAGTACAGAATAGACACTGACAACATATCGGAAGAGGTCGCACAGCGCGAATATAATCTCAAATTTATTGACCCAAGCGTTAGTGTATTTAACTCTGATTTAGTCCGTAACGGTGCAATTTTAGAAGGATTTACAGAAGATATAAACCCTGATTGTGATTATTATTTAGGCGTTGACCCATCTTTTTATGGTGATGATTACTTCAGTATTACGGTATTAGAGCATAATAAAAAAGCTAATATTTATAAGGTTGTTCAGAACTACCGGAAACGGAAACAAACTACCGATTATCATTTATATCAATTAGGCAAAATAATAGATTACTGGAAGCCTAAAAGAGTTTGTATAGAGTCAAATTCCGGTCAAATTATTATCGCTGAACAGCTTGAAAAGAGCTATCCTGAGCTTAATATTCTACAAATACGTACAACGGGTGATAGCAAACCAGTACTGATAAATAGAATTATTTTAGCGCTTGAGAAAAAGATTTTACAATACCCTGAAAATGCTGTTTTAGTTTCAGAGTTACTGAATTTTAGACGTATTGGTAAATCAATGGAAGCAAGCCCTCATTGCCACGATGACACAGTTTTAAGTCTTG
This window harbors:
- a CDS encoding IS1634 family transposase; protein product: MDYQKEEFESKNLDHLGIVAGIIDDIGIVEKINDIFLIDKREKINTGEVVKAIILNGLGFVSKPLYLFSQFFEDKAIEHLLGEGIKPEDLNDDKLGRVMDKIYRYGLTKLFLIIALEVVKKYKISTKYSHLDSTSLHLHGEYNNRLDNQEKELEIISYNPIVITQGYSRDHRPDLKQCILDLIVSSDGDIPLFFRGGSGNESDKAVFGKILVEYSKQIDFESIMVADSALYSENNLKLMENIKWISRVPLSIKKAKNLVKAFLSAELNKSEVKGYSYQEEKMTYGGIEQRWLLVESEDRKKADLKKLTQKIKSEFLKTGKQIAKLAAYEFEQPSLAISKIKELESQLKYHKISEVKILEKEIKDKKVIYKVVGELIENQELITENQNSCGRFILATNILDTTELSASEILRIYKQQQSSERGFRFIKDPLFFADSLFVKNPERVETMMMLMGLCLLVYNLGQRQLRSSLKTEKATVKNQLNKPTERPTLRWIFQCFQGVHILITQGISLILNLTEERCQILQFLPDSCQKYYSLA
- a CDS encoding phage terminase large subunit family protein, giving the protein MSKGLSDYIELENDSVSYLKLKNGGDIYLKNSSKEGTRSLDSITSQVYDESAFIADIESIYAASNASSALVENSSKILLSTPSAKSGFYWQRLSENNPEDIEKLCEQVASGNLYKDFPGFYYFQDSKGVLKVIIHWLAHPVFSKINDTYQGGYVQYRIDTDNISEEVAQREYNLKFIDPSVSVFNSDLVRNGAILEGFTEDINPDCDYYLGVDPSFYGDDYFSITVLEHNKKANIYKVVQNYRKRKQTTDYHLYQLGKIIDYWKPKRVCIESNSGQIIIAEQLEKSYPELNILQIRTTGDSKPVLINRIILALEKKILQYPENAVLVSELLNFRRIGKSMEASPHCHDDTVLSLAFALASCPMAKDIDNPFKDLNFDELIIE